From Rudanella lutea DSM 19387, a single genomic window includes:
- a CDS encoding CRISPR-associated primase-polymerase type B translates to MTTTTPTLSFGTALTSPTDALQTRSLAEVHTLITTDAGLQHTTTRLRNLRTLDADAFRTAKTRLSYVVGSVFAPNEAGQVLRRTEQFGAAFYAILDIDHCPDLNGQLPDSLRDDEYVALAFVSPSGMGLKVVVRLLEPCTDARQFQLAYRAFAGEWALRHRWATGLDLRTSDVTRACFLAHDPTAYLNPNAMPVDWSRWQTEAEADLPGMAETPTVTRKPATERPLNETAYQQVLRAVAGKEVPVRREKQTFVPDALLALEPDVQTICTRMGWTLLMAQPLNYGLKFVVRQGHQTGEVNVHWGKRGFSVVRSPKTGTDPALTDRLHEQLFALLFPTHVVENVPLTVSVN, encoded by the coding sequence ATGACAACGACGACACCGACGCTCTCTTTTGGTACGGCCCTCACCAGTCCCACCGATGCGCTCCAAACGCGCTCATTGGCCGAGGTACACACGCTCATCACGACCGATGCGGGGTTGCAACACACCACCACGCGCCTGCGGAACCTCCGCACCCTGGATGCTGACGCTTTCCGAACGGCCAAAACGCGGCTGTCCTACGTGGTGGGGAGTGTGTTTGCGCCCAACGAGGCCGGGCAGGTGCTGCGCCGTACCGAACAGTTTGGCGCGGCTTTCTACGCAATTCTGGACATTGACCATTGCCCCGACCTCAACGGCCAACTGCCCGACAGTCTGCGCGACGATGAGTACGTGGCCCTGGCCTTTGTGTCGCCGTCGGGTATGGGTCTGAAAGTGGTGGTGCGCCTGCTCGAACCCTGTACTGATGCGCGGCAATTTCAGCTGGCTTACCGGGCCTTTGCGGGCGAGTGGGCCTTGCGCCACCGCTGGGCTACGGGGCTCGACCTGCGCACCTCCGACGTGACGCGGGCCTGTTTTCTGGCTCACGACCCGACGGCTTACCTCAACCCCAACGCGATGCCGGTAGACTGGTCGCGCTGGCAAACCGAGGCCGAGGCCGATTTGCCCGGTATGGCCGAAACGCCAACCGTTACCCGCAAGCCGGCCACTGAGCGTCCGCTCAACGAAACTGCCTACCAGCAGGTGCTGCGGGCCGTGGCAGGTAAGGAGGTGCCCGTCAGGAGGGAGAAGCAGACGTTTGTGCCCGACGCCCTACTGGCCCTCGAACCCGATGTGCAAACCATCTGCACCCGTATGGGCTGGACGCTCCTGATGGCGCAACCGCTCAACTACGGGCTGAAGTTTGTGGTGCGGCAGGGGCATCAGACCGGCGAGGTCAACGTGCACTGGGGCAAGCGCGGTTTCTCGGTGGTGCGTTCGCCCAAAACCGGTACCGACCCCGCCCTGACCGACCGGCTTCACGAGCAACTTTTTGCCCTGCTCTTCCCCACGCACGTGGTGGAAAACGTACCGCTAACCGTGTCGGTGAATTAA
- the cas2 gene encoding CRISPR-associated endonuclease Cas2 translates to MPRRKPTPPPTLPERNRAWQQAGLPALSDEQLTCLAETGALPTALANWWLWFRQTTRKRPEEMYCLISYDIENNKVRRLVAKTLLREGCVRIQKSVFFARMHRKRYERLTDLLRQIQQLYENTDSIMLLPVGEDMLNSLRCIGQSFEVEQLTAPKHTLFF, encoded by the coding sequence ATGCCCCGCCGGAAACCAACCCCGCCCCCTACCTTGCCCGAGCGCAACCGGGCCTGGCAACAGGCAGGCCTGCCCGCGCTCTCCGACGAGCAACTGACCTGCTTAGCCGAAACGGGTGCGTTGCCAACCGCCCTGGCCAACTGGTGGCTGTGGTTTCGGCAAACAACCCGCAAACGACCCGAAGAGATGTATTGCCTTATCAGTTACGATATAGAAAATAACAAAGTACGTCGGCTGGTGGCTAAAACGCTGCTCCGCGAGGGCTGCGTTCGCATCCAGAAATCGGTGTTTTTTGCCCGGATGCACCGCAAACGCTACGAGCGGCTGACCGACCTGCTCCGGCAGATTCAGCAGCTCTACGAAAATACCGACAGTATCATGCTCCTGCCCGTGGGCGAAGACATGCTCAACTCGCTGCGCTGCATTGGGCAGTCGTTTGAAGTAGAGCAACTTACGGCCCCGAAGCATACGCTGTTTTTTTGA
- a CDS encoding DUF7017 domain-containing protein encodes MTTNTQPSALAIDFRQALARYEADPQNSATIRPLGWVYAQLLKDASGSTDSARMLRGLSVISAFPMTDDARWRESVGWSVCRFLMRHTPDTLPFPALAEVLRLSGGFVPTEAGLLRSVWWKALLRHADTGLDWTLLVAQHGWEGMFRPEDERPEAYGNGKTARPLLEGLLYAVARQLLTQVTLPDEQAQPWLDRMAHYATAHPDWTFLTYFRAQLLLRLHRPDEARQVFMPFARQKTGDFWVWNLMADLVEPSQRLACLARALTVGAPDKMLVKVRQRAAMYLLMVGRPADARAEVEQLVQTRQANSWPIPAEVLGWQRDPRYVEATPTAPGAWARALSPEADALLFADLPETVVLVTGVDPAGHYANIAIDERLTGSFPVRKFGLTLALGDRVAIRYVPTERNGRPQVRVLQARLVADEVLTYLSIREVAGPLRMLPGKAVGFVRDVYVPADLLAGVGADMLVRVEAVQAWDAGKQKSGWRAFRIQKEPVNL; translated from the coding sequence ATGACAACCAACACACAACCCTCCGCTCTCGCTATTGACTTCCGGCAAGCCCTCGCCCGGTACGAAGCCGACCCGCAAAACTCGGCTACCATTCGGCCGTTGGGGTGGGTGTATGCCCAATTGCTCAAAGACGCGTCGGGTAGTACCGATTCGGCCCGGATGCTGCGCGGGCTGAGTGTTATCAGCGCGTTTCCGATGACGGACGATGCCCGCTGGCGCGAGTCGGTGGGGTGGAGCGTGTGCCGATTCCTGATGCGCCACACGCCCGACACGCTGCCTTTTCCTGCCCTGGCCGAGGTGCTGCGGCTGTCGGGTGGATTTGTACCCACCGAAGCGGGTTTGCTGCGCTCGGTTTGGTGGAAGGCCCTGCTGCGCCATGCCGATACGGGCCTCGACTGGACTCTGCTCGTGGCCCAACACGGCTGGGAAGGCATGTTCCGGCCCGAAGACGAACGCCCGGAAGCCTACGGCAACGGTAAAACGGCCCGCCCGCTGCTCGAAGGGCTGCTCTATGCCGTGGCCCGGCAACTGCTGACGCAGGTGACCCTGCCCGACGAACAGGCACAGCCCTGGCTCGACCGGATGGCTCACTACGCCACCGCGCATCCCGACTGGACGTTTCTGACCTATTTTCGGGCTCAACTGCTGCTGCGGCTGCACCGCCCCGACGAGGCCCGGCAGGTGTTTATGCCCTTTGCCCGCCAGAAAACGGGCGATTTCTGGGTCTGGAACCTCATGGCCGATCTGGTGGAGCCATCGCAGCGGCTGGCCTGCCTGGCCCGAGCCCTCACGGTGGGTGCGCCCGACAAGATGCTCGTGAAGGTGCGGCAGCGGGCGGCTATGTATTTGCTCATGGTGGGCCGCCCGGCCGATGCCCGCGCTGAGGTGGAGCAACTGGTGCAGACCCGGCAGGCCAACAGTTGGCCCATCCCGGCCGAGGTGCTGGGCTGGCAACGCGACCCCCGCTACGTAGAAGCGACCCCCACCGCGCCGGGTGCGTGGGCGCGGGCCCTCAGCCCCGAAGCCGACGCCCTGCTCTTTGCCGACCTGCCCGAAACCGTCGTGCTGGTGACGGGCGTTGACCCGGCTGGGCATTACGCCAATATCGCGATTGATGAGCGACTGACAGGCAGTTTTCCGGTCCGTAAGTTTGGCCTGACGCTTGCCCTGGGCGATCGGGTTGCCATCCGCTATGTGCCTACTGAGCGCAACGGACGCCCGCAGGTTCGGGTGCTACAGGCGCGGCTCGTGGCTGATGAAGTGCTAACGTACCTCTCTATACGTGAGGTAGCGGGGCCGTTGCGAATGCTGCCCGGTAAGGCCGTGGGATTTGTGCGCGATGTGTACGTACCAGCCGATCTACTGGCTGGCGTAGGGGCCGATATGTTGGTGCGTGTAGAGGCTGTGCAGGCTTGGGATGCGGGTAAACAGAAATCGGGCTGGCGGGCTTTCAGGATTCAAAAAGAACCCGTAAACTTGTGA
- a CDS encoding metallophosphoesterase: MHYLLTALLFFLFTGSFAQTPALTRGPYLQVVTPTSMTIRWRTDVPAGTRVWYGTTPNGLTQLVEDKTPVTEHILSLTGLSPATRYYYAIGQADTRLAGDASHTFKTALPPGDTRPFRIWSLGDFGDGTPNQMAVYEQYRKATVDKPADLWIWLGDNAYCCGTEDEFQRYVFDVYPDHLRSLPSYATPGNHDYADQNQKFDSPYFSIFSFPQAGQAGGVPSNSKMYYSFDYGNVHFVSLDSFGFEGGQWPLYDPSGPQVRWLERDLAANKQPWTVVFFHHPPYTRSARDSDVEIVLQHLRENLTPILERYNVDIVMSGHSHTYERSYRIRNFQGKADEFNPAVHLAETTNGRYDGSANSCPILTKGQGTVYVVNGSGGALGGRFAGNPDHPAMAATHRNPGGSMILDVQDNRLDAQFVAADGVVRDRFTIMKNVGKTESLRLNYGDTLQLRASWSAPRYTWTEGGQTERTARYVARQAGTFTVAVTDEQGCLRDEFNLTVQAPTATETFAEGQLRVFPNPTTESVQFELSLNKPQESTIDVVDAAGRSVQHMTLRAALTHQRRIALPHPGVYTIRVQVGSTVLNRRVVRQ, translated from the coding sequence ATGCACTATCTCCTTACGGCACTTCTCTTCTTCCTGTTTACGGGCAGTTTTGCGCAAACGCCCGCCCTTACGCGGGGGCCTTACCTGCAAGTGGTGACGCCCACGAGCATGACCATCCGCTGGCGCACCGACGTTCCCGCGGGCACCCGGGTCTGGTACGGAACTACGCCCAATGGCCTGACCCAGTTGGTGGAAGACAAAACCCCGGTTACCGAACATATTCTGTCCTTAACAGGCCTCAGCCCGGCCACCCGCTACTATTACGCCATCGGGCAGGCCGACACCCGCCTGGCGGGCGATGCAAGCCATACCTTCAAAACCGCCCTGCCACCGGGCGACACCCGTCCGTTTCGGATCTGGTCACTGGGCGATTTCGGCGATGGTACCCCTAATCAGATGGCGGTGTACGAGCAATACCGCAAAGCAACAGTGGACAAACCCGCCGACCTCTGGATATGGCTCGGCGATAATGCCTACTGCTGCGGTACTGAAGACGAGTTTCAACGCTACGTGTTCGATGTGTACCCCGACCACCTCCGTAGCCTGCCTTCGTACGCTACCCCTGGCAACCACGACTACGCCGATCAGAACCAGAAATTCGATAGTCCGTATTTCAGTATTTTCAGTTTTCCGCAGGCCGGGCAGGCTGGCGGGGTGCCCTCCAACTCCAAAATGTACTACTCGTTCGATTACGGCAACGTGCATTTTGTGTCGCTCGATTCGTTTGGGTTCGAGGGCGGCCAATGGCCCCTGTACGACCCCTCTGGTCCGCAGGTACGCTGGCTCGAACGCGACCTGGCGGCCAACAAACAGCCGTGGACGGTCGTGTTCTTCCACCACCCGCCCTATACCCGCTCCGCCCGCGACTCCGACGTAGAAATTGTGCTCCAACACCTGCGCGAAAACCTGACGCCCATTCTGGAACGGTACAACGTCGATATCGTCATGAGCGGCCACAGCCACACCTACGAACGCTCGTACCGGATCCGTAATTTTCAGGGTAAAGCGGATGAGTTTAACCCGGCCGTTCACCTGGCCGAAACCACCAACGGCCGGTACGATGGGTCGGCCAACTCATGCCCGATTCTCACCAAAGGCCAGGGCACGGTGTACGTAGTCAACGGGTCGGGTGGGGCCCTGGGTGGTCGCTTTGCGGGCAACCCCGATCACCCGGCCATGGCAGCTACGCACCGGAACCCCGGTGGTTCTATGATTCTGGACGTGCAGGACAACCGGCTCGACGCCCAGTTTGTAGCGGCCGATGGTGTGGTGCGCGACCGGTTTACGATCATGAAAAACGTGGGTAAAACCGAGTCGTTGCGGCTCAACTACGGCGATACGCTGCAGTTGCGGGCGTCGTGGTCGGCCCCCCGCTACACCTGGACCGAAGGGGGCCAAACCGAGCGCACGGCCCGCTACGTAGCCCGGCAGGCGGGTACGTTTACCGTGGCCGTGACCGATGAGCAGGGGTGCCTCCGTGATGAGTTCAACCTGACGGTACAGGCCCCTACTGCTACCGAAACCTTTGCCGAGGGGCAGTTGCGGGTATTCCCGAACCCTACCACCGAGTCGGTGCAATTCGAACTGAGCCTGAATAAGCCGCAGGAAAGTACCATCGACGTCGTAGATGCTGCGGGGCGCTCGGTGCAGCACATGACGCTTCGGGCAGCCCTCACGCACCAACGCCGGATTGCGCTGCCGCACCCGGGCGTGTACACCATCCGGGTGCAGGTGGGCAGTACGGTGCTCAACCGGCGGGTGGTGCGTCAGTAA
- a CDS encoding glycoside hydrolase family 20 protein, with amino-acid sequence MLRYALAVWLFVFTSCGAFAQTENSYNLIPFPAQFSGQEGQFTLTAFTRILAAPKDAKQQAAAQLLSAQLRTATGLPITVMAPTPAYAKGKHINFQAHTGGRCGPEGYVLRVTPDRVTVEAETPKGYFYAVQTLLQLLPTEAFSPKTVSGVTWAMPACQILDRPRYAYRGLMLDVSRHFMPVAFVKKYIDLLARHKMNTFHWHLTDDQGWRVEIKKYPKLTQVGSTRTETLAGHYGENYPFRYDGQPHGGFYTQEQIKDVVRYAAARHVTIIPEIELPGHALAAIAAYPELSCEPTKRYEVGKIWGVYEDVYCPTEKTFTFLQDVLTEVMALFPGKYIHIGGDECPKEAWKKSAFCQNLMKQQKLKTEEELQSYFIRRIDKFVTAKGRAIIGWDEILEGGLAPNATVMSWRGTEGGIEAAKQKHTVVMTPGAFCYLDKYQGEPTQEPLAIGGLLTVEKVYGYEPTPAELTPEQKKYILGVQGNVWTEYMKTPEQVEYMSYPRAIALAEIGWMPEGPRNFEDFAVRLKNHLRRLDYLGVNYSKRLFDVRASTQFGSDGQLQVRLEKSDSDSKIYYTTNGRQPNTSSTEYIGPITLNKTTTLRAVTTTGATLNETFVIHRAKGKSYTSNLVKQVDPDGRKLTDGEVAQGPQSQTEWVDSWGNDLEVTIDLGEVRSVTKVSVNFLKRIPYRIFPPTSVEIALSRDGSDFKEAIAQPVNVPLEGTWAVVPVVADFKTAKARYVRLKAKNAGKAPVGHPEAGKSTSIEMDEVIVD; translated from the coding sequence ATGCTTCGTTATGCCCTTGCCGTTTGGCTGTTTGTGTTCACATCGTGTGGGGCGTTTGCCCAAACCGAAAATTCATATAACCTGATTCCGTTTCCGGCGCAATTTTCGGGGCAGGAGGGGCAGTTTACCCTGACGGCCTTCACCCGGATTCTGGCCGCGCCTAAAGACGCCAAACAACAGGCAGCCGCTCAGTTGCTGTCGGCTCAGCTCCGCACGGCCACGGGACTGCCCATTACGGTGATGGCTCCTACACCTGCCTACGCTAAGGGTAAACACATTAATTTTCAGGCGCATACGGGTGGGCGTTGTGGCCCTGAGGGCTATGTGCTCCGTGTTACGCCCGACCGCGTCACGGTAGAAGCCGAAACGCCCAAGGGGTATTTCTACGCCGTACAAACCCTGTTGCAACTGCTGCCTACCGAAGCCTTCAGCCCCAAAACGGTATCGGGCGTGACGTGGGCTATGCCTGCCTGTCAGATTCTTGACCGGCCCCGCTACGCCTACCGCGGGCTGATGCTCGACGTGAGCCGCCATTTTATGCCCGTCGCATTCGTAAAGAAGTACATCGACCTGCTCGCCCGGCACAAAATGAACACCTTTCACTGGCACCTGACCGACGATCAGGGCTGGCGCGTCGAAATCAAGAAGTACCCCAAGCTGACGCAGGTGGGCAGTACCCGCACCGAGACGTTGGCCGGGCATTACGGCGAAAATTACCCCTTCCGGTACGACGGGCAGCCTCATGGCGGGTTTTACACACAGGAGCAGATCAAAGACGTGGTGCGGTACGCGGCCGCCCGGCACGTGACCATCATCCCCGAAATCGAATTGCCGGGCCACGCGTTGGCAGCTATTGCGGCTTACCCCGAACTGTCGTGCGAGCCTACCAAACGGTACGAGGTGGGCAAAATCTGGGGTGTGTACGAAGATGTGTACTGCCCCACCGAGAAAACGTTCACGTTTTTGCAGGACGTGCTGACGGAGGTAATGGCCCTGTTTCCGGGCAAATACATCCATATCGGGGGCGATGAGTGCCCCAAGGAAGCCTGGAAAAAGAGCGCTTTCTGCCAGAACCTGATGAAGCAGCAGAAACTTAAAACCGAGGAGGAACTGCAAAGCTATTTCATCCGCCGGATCGACAAGTTTGTAACCGCTAAAGGCCGGGCTATCATCGGCTGGGACGAAATTCTGGAGGGCGGCCTGGCCCCCAACGCAACCGTAATGAGCTGGCGCGGCACCGAGGGCGGTATCGAAGCGGCCAAACAAAAACACACCGTTGTGATGACGCCGGGCGCGTTTTGCTACCTCGATAAGTATCAGGGCGAACCTACGCAGGAGCCCCTGGCAATTGGTGGCCTCTTGACCGTGGAAAAAGTGTACGGCTACGAACCCACGCCAGCCGAACTGACGCCGGAGCAGAAAAAATACATCTTGGGCGTGCAGGGTAACGTCTGGACAGAATACATGAAAACCCCCGAACAGGTGGAGTACATGAGCTATCCGCGGGCCATTGCCCTGGCCGAAATTGGCTGGATGCCCGAGGGGCCGCGCAATTTTGAAGACTTCGCCGTGCGGCTCAAAAATCACCTTCGCCGACTCGATTATCTGGGCGTAAACTACAGCAAACGGCTGTTCGATGTACGGGCCTCCACGCAGTTTGGTAGCGATGGGCAGTTGCAGGTGCGACTCGAAAAATCAGACTCCGACAGCAAGATTTATTACACGACCAACGGCCGTCAGCCCAACACAAGCTCTACCGAGTACATTGGGCCGATCACGCTGAACAAAACCACTACGCTCCGGGCCGTGACCACCACAGGGGCTACCCTCAACGAGACCTTTGTGATTCACCGCGCCAAGGGTAAATCGTACACGAGCAACCTGGTGAAGCAGGTAGACCCCGACGGCCGTAAACTGACCGATGGCGAGGTGGCACAGGGGCCGCAAAGCCAAACCGAATGGGTCGATTCGTGGGGCAATGATCTGGAGGTCACAATTGACCTTGGCGAGGTTCGTTCAGTAACAAAGGTGTCGGTGAATTTCCTCAAACGGATTCCGTATCGGATATTCCCGCCAACATCGGTCGAGATTGCCCTCAGCCGAGACGGTAGCGATTTCAAGGAGGCTATTGCCCAGCCGGTCAATGTACCTCTGGAAGGAACCTGGGCGGTGGTGCCGGTTGTGGCCGATTTCAAAACGGCCAAGGCCCGCTACGTGCGGCTCAAAGCCAAAAATGCGGGAAAAGCACCGGTGGGTCATCCTGAAGCCGGTAAGTCGACCTCGATTGAAATGGACGAAGTTATTGTTGATTAA
- a CDS encoding NUDIX hydrolase, translating to MPQTSFATFTESLQRRLQQPLPGEAAHRRMMSGSRQRMSVRPNEKARRSAVLILFYPYRGEIYLPLILRPIYDGVHAGQMAFPGGRMERTDENLIRTALREAQEEIGIRVTDVQVLGQLTELYIPPSNFFVQPVVGVMKHRPDFYPDPREVEEVVEVPLATFLDETIVGDTQIEVRGVLIDAPFFQIQNHKVWGATAMMISELLAVIASAEIPQQGT from the coding sequence ATGCCTCAGACCTCATTCGCCACCTTTACCGAATCGCTTCAGCGTCGCTTGCAGCAACCTTTACCCGGCGAGGCTGCACACCGGCGCATGATGTCGGGGTCGCGGCAGCGGATGAGTGTGCGGCCCAACGAGAAAGCCCGTCGGAGTGCGGTACTGATCCTGTTTTATCCCTACCGGGGCGAAATTTACCTGCCGCTTATTCTGCGGCCGATTTACGACGGCGTACATGCGGGGCAGATGGCGTTTCCGGGGGGGCGCATGGAGCGTACCGACGAAAACCTGATCCGAACGGCCCTGCGCGAAGCGCAGGAAGAAATCGGTATCCGGGTGACGGATGTGCAGGTGCTGGGCCAACTGACCGAGCTGTACATTCCGCCGAGCAATTTTTTCGTGCAGCCCGTGGTGGGAGTTATGAAACACCGCCCCGACTTTTACCCCGACCCGCGCGAGGTGGAGGAGGTGGTGGAGGTGCCTCTGGCGACATTTCTGGACGAAACCATTGTGGGCGATACCCAAATTGAGGTGCGGGGCGTATTGATTGATGCCCCATTTTTTCAGATTCAAAATCACAAAGTATGGGGGGCTACGGCCATGATGATCAGCGAGTTGCTGGCGGTAATTGCCTCTGCCGAAATTCCCCAGCAAGGAACCTGA
- a CDS encoding SDR family NAD(P)-dependent oxidoreductase, translated as MSFLNQTAIVTGAGQGIGFAIAEGLCQQGANVLLNDLDETLCFEAAERIRQGGGRCEALPGDAAEVLFIQQLVDTAVDRFGGVDLVVANAGLTLFGDFFSYDPTHFERVLNLNLRGSFFLTQAAARQMREQGRGGSVLLMSSVVGHQAHPGLAAYAMTKAALEMLAKNLVLDLSPYGITINALAPGATQTERTLDDPDYVPIWSRITPMGRPATVADMTHAALFLLNPASRHITGQSLVVDGGWTSVSPPPNP; from the coding sequence ATGTCTTTTCTGAATCAAACTGCCATTGTAACCGGTGCCGGACAGGGTATCGGGTTTGCCATTGCCGAGGGCCTTTGCCAGCAGGGGGCCAATGTACTGCTCAATGACCTGGACGAAACGCTCTGTTTCGAAGCTGCCGAACGAATCCGGCAGGGTGGTGGGCGTTGCGAAGCCCTACCCGGCGATGCCGCCGAGGTTCTGTTTATTCAACAGTTGGTCGATACGGCCGTGGATCGGTTTGGCGGGGTCGATTTAGTGGTTGCCAACGCGGGCCTGACCCTGTTCGGCGATTTTTTTTCGTACGACCCGACCCATTTCGAGCGGGTGCTCAACCTGAATTTGCGGGGGAGCTTCTTTCTGACGCAGGCCGCAGCCCGGCAAATGCGCGAGCAGGGGCGGGGTGGCAGCGTGTTGCTGATGTCGTCGGTTGTGGGGCATCAGGCCCACCCCGGTTTGGCGGCCTACGCCATGACCAAAGCCGCCCTAGAAATGCTGGCTAAAAACCTCGTGCTCGACCTGTCGCCCTACGGCATTACTATCAATGCATTGGCACCCGGCGCTACCCAAACCGAACGTACCCTCGACGATCCGGATTACGTACCTATCTGGTCGCGGATCACGCCCATGGGGCGCCCGGCAACCGTGGCCGACATGACCCATGCTGCCCTATTTTTGCTCAACCCGGCCTCACGGCACATCACGGGTCAAAGCCTTGTTGTCGACGGTGGTTGGACGAGCGTAAGCCCCCCGCCCAACCCGTAG
- a CDS encoding EamA family transporter, producing the protein MQSVASPVAAQPRRLTLWLALASVYILWGSTYLFIHFMIEQMPPLYMASMRFLAAGTLLYTYARVTGTPRPTLGQIRSAGAVGILLLGIANGCLTIAIQHIPTGMAALIAGTLPVFLLSLNWVSFGKTRPSNLALAGLLLGFVGVYFLIKPDKLQGGSADHNLIGAGLIMIGNLAWAMGTLMSPRLNLPSPFMSSGIQMLAGAAALLTVSLLTEPVNLFSIVDAPTKAIGSLWYLVIFGSIIGFSSYAWLARNAPPTLLSTYAYVNPVVAMLLGTLFAGEILTSQSLIGAGIVVAGVVLITLGRK; encoded by the coding sequence ATGCAGTCTGTTGCTTCACCCGTTGCCGCACAGCCCCGTCGGCTGACCCTGTGGCTGGCCCTCGCTTCGGTTTATATTCTGTGGGGGTCAACGTATCTGTTTATCCATTTCATGATCGAACAGATGCCTCCGCTCTACATGGCATCGATGCGGTTTTTGGCAGCGGGCACCCTTCTGTACACCTACGCCCGCGTGACCGGAACACCCCGGCCTACGTTGGGCCAGATCCGTTCGGCGGGGGCCGTTGGTATCTTGTTGCTCGGTATCGCCAACGGTTGTTTGACTATTGCCATTCAACACATCCCGACGGGCATGGCCGCACTCATTGCGGGCACACTACCAGTATTTCTGCTGTCGCTAAACTGGGTGTCGTTCGGCAAAACCCGCCCCTCTAATCTGGCGTTGGCGGGCCTTCTGCTGGGTTTTGTGGGCGTCTATTTTCTGATCAAGCCCGACAAGTTGCAGGGCGGTTCGGCCGACCATAACCTCATCGGGGCCGGGCTTATCATGATTGGGAATCTGGCCTGGGCAATGGGTACCCTGATGTCGCCCCGGCTCAATTTGCCCTCGCCATTTATGTCGAGCGGCATTCAGATGCTGGCTGGTGCGGCTGCCCTGCTCACGGTTAGCCTCCTCACCGAACCGGTTAACTTGTTTAGCATTGTCGATGCCCCCACCAAAGCCATTGGCTCGCTGTGGTATTTAGTCATTTTCGGGTCTATCATCGGGTTTTCGTCATACGCATGGCTGGCCCGCAACGCGCCCCCTACCCTCTTGTCCACCTACGCTTACGTCAACCCCGTCGTAGCTATGTTGCTGGGCACTCTGTTTGCCGGTGAAATTCTCACCAGTCAATCACTCATCGGTGCCGGCATTGTGGTAGCCGGGGTGGTGCTGATTACACTGGGGCGTAAGTAA